The Setaria viridis chromosome 6, Setaria_viridis_v4.0, whole genome shotgun sequence genome includes the window GTGCGTATTTAGCACGGGCTCACTAACAAACAGCACGTGATTTTATAGttgaccaccaccaccactgacTATGCACCTTTCTCCTTTCCCCGGATAATGCTCCCCGGTCGGAtagggtggtggtggttgacTTCCAAATACTAGTACCAGAGAGACATGCATCCACCATTGGTTTTAGGTTTAGGCCCGATCCGGAGGAAGTCAACATAAACGTGGTGGTTAATGGCGCTGTCACGTACTCGTACTAGGTCCCTGCTGCTATTGGACGCTTGGAATGCCCAGGTTGGTGAGCTGAGCAGGTTGGTCGTCCAGAATTACAGATGCAACTCTGCAATCTGCACCCCCTGTGTTTATGATGCAAAAATAAACCACCAGGAAGCCATCTTCGCACGTGCCGGGTGTCGTTGGTGCAACCACCCCGGACCCGGCAGACCAACCCCGCATCTGCTGTTACTTCACAGAGGAAGGAAAGATTCTTTTACTTTTGCATTATCAGGTGCGTATTCCCTTTCACCTGCATCAGGCGACTGGTACTTCCAGTGTATAGAAAACGAGGAAGCCTCTCGGCATGGTATGCCTTGACAGTTACACCTTGGTGGTTTCGTGGTCTGCTTACGCTGACGATCCTTTCAGACATGTTGATCTCGATCCACATCCACCTTGGTTTCTCCATCGATTGTAGACTTTACTTATAGTATAGTATCCGTAAGGTTTGACCATTAGGAGCCTGATGCACCACTGCTCTACGCAGATGGCCGTCTGCAGCAATTTGCACGGTTTGCAGCTTTGAAACAGAAGACAGGTAGCCGCCATCTGCGGCGTTTCTAGACAATGGTTTCAGATTTTCCTATGATCCATCCATTGCATGTTCCAAACACTTGTAAGCAACAAACAGAGTTCAGTTCGGAAGCACAGACAGATTCTAAAATATGGTCAAGGTTTGGTTCCAACTACTTCCTGCTCTGAATGCATGAGATTTGTTCAACCTACATCGCAAGGTGTCTAAATGACATTGTCTTCAAGGAACAGAACATGCCCTCATCAAGCAACATTACCCACAGTTCCTCAAGAGATGTTTGAAATGCGATCAAAGCATAGATTACACACGGATTTGCAAGTAATTTCAATAGTAGGCTATGCCATCTCTGTATCGCTGAAATATTCATGATTCATGTTTATGGTCTAACACATGAAGGGAATGTTCTGTCCGTAAGAAAATCGAAATATTTTCCGAGATAATGCTGCAGTCCCTCCTCCCTCGTTACTAGGATCCTGTTATTCAATCTTCATTTTTACTTACTGAGCGAAGCCACGCGACTAAGGCAAAGAAGAACCTTCCAATCTACTTGGCCTTCTTGGAAGCCTCATACAAGTAGCCTGCAATAACTACAGCTGCAGCAACTGCTACCCCAAAGGCACCCTGTGCAAGCACAACACCGGTTGGAAGATCTGTTTTTGCAGATGCGCTGCGAGGAGCAAAGCCAAGCTCAGAGAGTTTTTTGTGTGATTCAGCGTAGTCTTTGAAGAAGGCTTCTTCATCCTGGGGCATGAAACAAGGCCATGGTTCTGAATCAGTTGATCTGAACCTAATGTGATGAGACAAAAGCGCTAGCATACTAAGTAGAACACTGTACTAAAGAATATTAAAAGTGCAGCGCACCTTTGCATAAAGCTCAACATAGCGCCTAAATTCAGGATCCGACAACAGTGCCTTGTCAGTAGGGAGCTGCAAAAGCCCCTCAGATTCCCCCTTCAACATCTCACTGCAACAATATAAGAGATGAGTAATCTACATAGCATTGGATACCGTATCAAATCTAGTCTACAAAACGCGTGAGATTTGGCCTTTGTGCTCAACTTACAGAAAGTATGTGTTATCAAACTTAAGAGGCTCTTGTGTCCAGGCACCTTCAAATCCAGACCTCTCAGGATGAGCCTTTCCCTAAAAGAACATACAAACGTATAAAAATGCGCTTTTCAACAAATGAGTATTTCTTCAGACAGTATAACAATTACCAGAGTGTGACCTCCAGATAGAGCTACAATATCTTTGTCTGTTAAGCCCATCCGATAGAAGATATCCCTCAGATGTGGTG containing:
- the LOC117860239 gene encoding probable L-ascorbate peroxidase 4, peroxisomal; protein product: MAAPVVDAEYLRQVDRARRQLRALISNKGCAPIMLRLAWHDAGTYDVNTKTGGANGSIRFEEEYTHGSNAGLKIAIDLLEPIKAKNPKITYADLYQLAGVVAVEVTGGPTVEFVPGRRDSSVCPREGRLPDAKKGAPHLRDIFYRMGLTDKDIVALSGGHTLGKAHPERSGFEGAWTQEPLKFDNTYFLEMLKGESEGLLQLPTDKALLSDPEFRRYVELYAKDEEAFFKDYAESHKKLSELGFAPRSASAKTDLPTGVVLAQGAFGVAVAAAVVIAGYLYEASKKAK